CGTTTTTCACTGTTTTGGAGGAGATAATGAACTTGCTGAATACTGTAAAAAAAGAGGATTTTTTATTTCTTTCACAGGAATTCTAACATTTAAAAATGCTAAAAATGTGAAAGAAGTAGCGAAAATTTATCCTGTTGAAAAAATTATGGTTGAAACAGATGCTCCATTTCTTGCACCTCAAATTTTCAGAGGAAAAAGGAATGAACCATTTATGGTAAAGTATATTGTTAAAGAACTGGCAGATTTAAAAGGAGAAAATGAGGGAAAAATAGCAGATATAATTTTTGAAAATTCTTTGAATTTTTTCTTAAAAATATAAAAAAGTTTATGGTAAAATATAAAAATGGAATTGATAGATGGTGTTAAAATAAAGGTTTTAAAAATTATTCCTGATGAAAGGGGAAGATTGATGGAGATTTTAAGGAGGGATGATGATATTTTTACTGAATTTGGACAGGTTTATATAACAACTGCATATCCAGGGGTTGTAAAGGCATGGCATGCACATAGATTTCAGGATGATAATATAACTGTTATAAAAGGGATGGCAAAAATTGTTCTATGTGATTTGAGAGAAGGAAGTTCAACATATAAAAAAATAAATGAATTTTTTGTTGGAGATTATAACCCTGTTTTAATTCATATTCCAAAACTTATTTGGCATGGTTTTAAGTGTATAAGTGAAAATGAGTGTATTGTTTTAAATATACCTACAAATGTTTATAATTATGAAAAACCAGATGAATTAAGATTACCATATAATACTCCTGAAATACCTTATGACTGGGAAAGGAGGAATTATTGAAAGGAATTGTTCTTGCTGGAGGACTTGGAACCCGTTTATACCCTTTAACAAAAGTAACAAATAAACATCTTCTTCCTGTTTACAATAAGCCGATGATATATTATCCAATTCAGACACTTGTTGATGCTGGAATAAAAGATATACTTATTGTTACAGGAGGAAACTCTGCTGGCGATTTTTTGAAATTACTTGGAAATGGAAGAGAATTTGGTCTTTCACATTTAAGTTTTGTATATCAGGAAGGAGAAAGCGGAATTGCAGATGCTCTTTCACTTGCAGAACATTTCTGTGATGGAGATAAAATGGTTGTTATTCTTGGAGATAATATAATAGAGAAAAGTATAAAAAAGGAAGTTGAGATATTTGAAAAACAACCAAAAGGAGCAAGAATTTTATTAAAGGAAGTAGAAAATCCTGAAAGATTTGGAGTACCTGAAATAAAGGATGGAAAAATAGTAAGAATAATTGAAAAACCAAAAATACCACCATCAAAATTTGCTGTTACGGGTATATATATGTATGACAGTCAGGTTTTTGATATAATAAGAACATTAAAGCCATCTGAAAGGGGAGAACTTGAAATAACAGATGTGAATAATAAATATCTTGAAATAGGACAACTAACTTATGGAATTCTTGAAGGATGGTGGACAGATGCAGGAACTTTTGATTCACTTTTAAGAGCAAATATACTTGTCGCACAAAAAATTAAGGAGGAGGACGGGGCTCAGAAAAGATGAAAATAGTAATAACTGGTGGTGCTGGTTTTATTGGTTCAAATTTTATAAAGTATATACTTAATAAATATCCTGATTATAAAGTTTTAAATATAGATAAACTTACTTATGCAGGAAATCTTGAAAATCTTAAAGGGGTGGAAGGAAATCCAAATTACAATTTTTTAAAAAAGGATATATGTGATAGAGATATTGAAGATTTTATAAATGGATATGATGTTATTATAAATTTTGCAGCAGAAAGTCATGTCGATAGAGCAATTTATTCACCAGAAGATTTTTTAAAAACAGATATTTTTGGAACTTTTAATTTACTTGAAGTTTGCAGAAAGAAAAAAATAAGGTTTATTCAGATAAGCACAGATGAAGTTTATGGAAGTATTGAGGAAGAAAGTTTTGATGAAAATTCTCCTTTAAATCCTTCAAATCCATATTCAGCAAGTAAAGGTGGTGCTGATTTACTTACTCTATCCTATTTCAAAACATATAAATTACCTGTAAATATAATAAGAAGTTGCAATAATTATGGACCAAATCAGTATCCAGAAAAATTCATACCATTAATGATAACAAATGCAATTGAAAATAAAAAACTTCCTATTTATGGAGATGGACTTTATAGAAGAGAATGGATTTATGTAATTGATAACTGCAAAGCAATTGATACTGTCCTTCATAAAGGGAAAGATGGAGAAATTTATAATGTCAGTTCAGAGTTCAGTATTCCAAATATAGAAATCGCAAAAAAAATACTTAAAATTCTCTGTAAAGAAGAAAGTTTAATTGAATTTGTTAATGATAGACCGGGTCATGATAGAAGATACAGTATAAGGTGTGAGAAAATAAAAGAACTTGGATGGAAAACAGAAACTGATTTTGAAACAGGAATAAATTTAACAGTCAAATGGTATATTGAAAATAAAAACTGGTGGCACAATATTAAAAAATCAAGTTCTTTTATTTCACATTATAAAAAAATCTATAATTTATAAAACTTAAAATCTCATTGAAATTTCCCATCTAACAAATGTACAATTTTTCCTATTAGGTGAATAATAATCTCCGGGAACAAAATACTCAAACCAGAAATGACTTGAAATATTCTGTGTAAATTTATGCCTTAAAATTAAAGTTGGAAGATGGCCTCTTTCTTTTCCAGTTCCAAGCAAAGGAGAACTTACCGGTGGTTCATTTGCTCTGAAATAATTATAAGAAAGTGCTAAATTTGTATTTTTTGAAAAAATTAGATTTAAAGATGCTCTCCATAAATTATAGTTTGTGAATTTTGCTATTTCTCCATCATAGAAATAATAATATAGTAATAATTCACTTATCCAAGGCCATCTTCCAAAAACAGGGTCCCATCCTTCATCTTTGAGTGTATCACTTTTATCTCCTGATAAATAAACATATCCTAAATCAATTGAAGGTGAAAATTTTACATCTTTGAAAGACCTTGTTAAAAAAGCATATCCAGCCCATGCTCTTTTATCAGTCCCATTTTCATATTCTCCCCACTGATATGCAATTTCTCCTCTTAATTTCCATGGGTCAAAACTATAAACTTTTCTAATTCCAAATGTATTAAATTCAAGTGCTGGTATTATAGTAGGATTTGGAATAGTATAAGAAATAGTGTATGTCCCTTGGTCCTTATAGATGTAATATGGTTCAAGTGTAAGATTTATATTCTGAAAAGGATTAAATTTACCATAAACTATTACGCCTTTTTCATCAGAATTGGTAAGAGATTTATGATTATTATTTATTATAGGCATAAAATCTTCTTTCGGGTCATTATAGTAAATAAAATCAATTAAATTTTTTTCATTAAAATGATATGTAAGTTTTAATGCATTGAAATAAAAAGTCCTTGAACCATCCCCTGGTGTTCCTTCCTGAATTATAAATCCCTCTCCATACTGTCCTAAAAAGTCCTGTCTTCCTATTTTCAAATCAAAATTAGAACCAAAAATTTTTTTAAATTCAAAATAAAGATTTTCAAAAATGAATTCATCATCTGACCTGTATCTCTCTCTTGAAAGAAAACCACCTCTTTCAAGGTAAAATCTCGGTTCTCCTGAAAATTTTATAAAGATTACATTATTTTCTCCAAAATTCCATTTTCCCCATAAAGATGCTTTAACTCTGAAATAATTGTCATCATCTTTACCAACCGGAGCAAAAATATTACCAAGATACTCTTCTCTCAATCTTAA
This DNA window, taken from bacterium, encodes the following:
- a CDS encoding dTDP-4-dehydrorhamnose 3,5-epimerase family protein, which produces MIDGVKIKVLKIIPDERGRLMEILRRDDDIFTEFGQVYITTAYPGVVKAWHAHRFQDDNITVIKGMAKIVLCDLREGSSTYKKINEFFVGDYNPVLIHIPKLIWHGFKCISENECIVLNIPTNVYNYEKPDELRLPYNTPEIPYDWERRNY
- a CDS encoding sugar phosphate nucleotidyltransferase, which gives rise to MKGIVLAGGLGTRLYPLTKVTNKHLLPVYNKPMIYYPIQTLVDAGIKDILIVTGGNSAGDFLKLLGNGREFGLSHLSFVYQEGESGIADALSLAEHFCDGDKMVVILGDNIIEKSIKKEVEIFEKQPKGARILLKEVENPERFGVPEIKDGKIVRIIEKPKIPPSKFAVTGIYMYDSQVFDIIRTLKPSERGELEITDVNNKYLEIGQLTYGILEGWWTDAGTFDSLLRANILVAQKIKEEDGAQKR
- the rfbB gene encoding dTDP-glucose 4,6-dehydratase gives rise to the protein MKIVITGGAGFIGSNFIKYILNKYPDYKVLNIDKLTYAGNLENLKGVEGNPNYNFLKKDICDRDIEDFINGYDVIINFAAESHVDRAIYSPEDFLKTDIFGTFNLLEVCRKKKIRFIQISTDEVYGSIEEESFDENSPLNPSNPYSASKGGADLLTLSYFKTYKLPVNIIRSCNNYGPNQYPEKFIPLMITNAIENKKLPIYGDGLYRREWIYVIDNCKAIDTVLHKGKDGEIYNVSSEFSIPNIEIAKKILKILCKEESLIEFVNDRPGHDRRYSIRCEKIKELGWKTETDFETGINLTVKWYIENKNWWHNIKKSSSFISHYKKIYNL
- a CDS encoding alginate export family protein, producing the protein MKKVLFLFVLLSFFVFSEIKFDYGFDLRLREEYLGNIFAPVGKDDDNYFRVKASLWGKWNFGENNVIFIKFSGEPRFYLERGGFLSRERYRSDDEFIFENLYFEFKKIFGSNFDLKIGRQDFLGQYGEGFIIQEGTPGDGSRTFYFNALKLTYHFNEKNLIDFIYYNDPKEDFMPIINNNHKSLTNSDEKGVIVYGKFNPFQNINLTLEPYYIYKDQGTYTISYTIPNPTIIPALEFNTFGIRKVYSFDPWKLRGEIAYQWGEYENGTDKRAWAGYAFLTRSFKDVKFSPSIDLGYVYLSGDKSDTLKDEGWDPVFGRWPWISELLLYYYFYDGEIAKFTNYNLWRASLNLIFSKNTNLALSYNYFRANEPPVSSPLLGTGKERGHLPTLILRHKFTQNISSHFWFEYFVPGDYYSPNRKNCTFVRWEISMRF